One Oryza brachyantha chromosome 3, ObraRS2, whole genome shotgun sequence DNA segment encodes these proteins:
- the LOC102702361 gene encoding cytochrome P450 78A9-like, whose product METSADKWWVLPLTFLPPISGQHDTAATLPAIATSFVYLAIFACVAWAGTALLYWAHPGGPAWGKYWRARGKSPMPCPIPGPKGLPVVGSLGLMSGLAHCSLAAEAARRPGAKRLMALSLGPVRAVVTSHPNVAKEILDNPAFADRPLNHAAYGLMFHRSIGFAEHGPYWRALRRVAAGHLFGPRQVDAFAPYRARVAEGVVAALRAAAASTTTVVQVRGVLRRASLYYIMRFVFGKEYDVSRGVPESGKEVEELLEMVHEGYDLLGKENWCDYFPGLAGVDPQGVGARCAELMPRVNRFVHGIIEEHRGKAIAGGEARDFVDILLSLQESERLADADIAAVLWEMIFRGTDAMAVLMEWTLARVVLHPEVQANVHRELDEVVGRSNPIAESAVPSLPYLQALLKEALRLHPPGPLLSWRHRAISDTHVDGNLVPAGTTAMVNQWAMSRDPDVWDAPLEFQPERFLPGGKSHGVSVLGADGRLVPFGSGRRSCPGKSLAMATVTAWMATLLHEFEWTPASGEAGAVDLSEVLRLSCEMAVPLEVRVSARRRNL is encoded by the exons ATGGAGACCTCAGCTGACAAGTGGTGGGTGCTGCCACTGACCTTCCTCCCGCCCATCTCAGGGCAGCATGACACCGCTGCCACGCTGCCAGCCATAGCCACGAGCTTCGTCTACCTTGCGATCTTCGCGTGCGTTGCATGGGCGGGCACTGCACTGCTCTACTGGGCTCATCCTGGTGGCCCTGCGTGGGGCAAGTATTGGAGGGCGAGGGGGAAGAGCCCGATGCCGTGTCCGATTCCCGGCCCGAAAGGGCTCCCCGTCGTCGGCAGCCTCGGCCTCATGTCCGGGCTGGCGCACTGCTCGCTGGCCGCCGAGGCGGCACGCCGGCCGGGCGCTAAGAGGCTCATGGCGCTGTCGCTCGGGCCGGTGCGCGCGGTCGTCACGTCACACCCGAACGTAGCCAAGGAGATCCTCGACAACCCGGCGTtcgccgaccggccgctcAACCACGCGGCGTACGGCCTCATGTTCCACCGCTCCATCGGCTTCGCCGAGCACGGCCCGTACTGGCGCGCGCTCCGGCGGGTCGCCGCGGGGCACCTGTTCGGCCCGAGGCAGGTGGACGCGTTCGCCCCGTACCGCGCGCGCGTGGCGGAGGGCGTGGTCGCCGcgctgcgcgccgccgcggcgtcgacgacgaccgtCGTGCAGGTGCGCGGCGTGCTCCGGCGCGCGTCGCTCTACTACATCATGCGCTTCGTGTTCGGCAAGGAGTACGACGTGTCGCGCGGCGTGCCGGAGTCCGggaaggaggtggaggagctgCTCGAGATGGTCCACGAAGGGTACGACCTCCTCGGGAAGGAGAATTGGTGCGACTACTTCCCGGGCCTCGCCGGCGTGGACCCGCAGGGAGTCGGGGCACGGTGCGCCGAGCTCATGCCGCGGGTGAACCGCTTCGTGCACGGCATCATCGAGGAGCACCGTGGCAAGGCGATCGCCGGAGGAGAGGCACGTGACTTCGTCGATATATTGCTTTCGTTGCAGGAGAGCGAGaggctcgccgacgccgacatCGCCGCCGTGCTTTGG GAGATGATCTTTCGGGGAACTGACGCCATGGCCGTGCTCATGGAGTGGACACTAGCTCGCGTTGTCCTCCACCCCGAAGTCCAAGCCAACGTGCACCGTGAGCTCGACGAGGTGGTCGGCCGGAGCAACCCGATCGCCGAgtccgccgtgccgtcgctgCCTTACCTGCAAGCGCTGCTCAAGGAGGCTCTCCGGCTGCACCCGCCGGGCCCGCTCCTGTCGTGGCGCCACAGGGCCATATCCGACACGCACGTCGACGGGAACCTCGTCCCGGCCGGGACCACTGCCATGGTCAACCAGTGGGCCATGAGCCGCGACCCCGACGTGTGGGACGCGCCGCTCGAGTTCCAGCCGGAGCGGTTCCTTCCCGGCGGCAAGTCGCACGGCGTGTCCGTGCTCGGCGCCGACGGCCGGCTCGTGCCGTTCGGGTCAGGCAGGAGGAGCTGCCCCGGCAAGTCCCTGGCCATGGCGACCGTGACCGCCTGGATGGCCACCCTGCTGCACGAGTTCGAGTGGacgccggcgtccggcgaggccggcgccgtcgactTGTCGGAGGTGCTCCGCCTGTCGTGCGAGATGGCAGTGCCGCTCGAGGTCCGGGTAAGTGCACGCCGCCGCAATTTGTGA